The sequence below is a genomic window from Thermococcus sp..
CCGAGAGTTTTTTCATTTGTAAACGTTGATTTCAAATAATAAATAGTTTTTGGTTTTAGTACTCTATTATCAATACACCAAAGAAAAATTCACAAAAACTAAATTTAAAATTGAATTTTGCTATTAGTTCTAATCAAAAATCTGATTTTAATTGCGAATTTATCAATATAAAGGAAATTTTAAAAATGTAAATTCACAAACCTTTATTTGGTGAATTTGGTGATGACAATGAAAGTCGACCTCAACTCCGATTTGGGGGAGAGCTTTGGGAGGTATAAACTTGGCCTCGATGAGGAGGTAATGAAGTTCATAAGCTCGGCGAACGTCGCAACCGGCTGGCATGCCGGAGACCCACTGGTTATGAGGAGAACCGTGAGGCTCGCAAAGGAGAACGGCGTTGCCGTTGGTGCACACCCCGGCTATCCAGATTTGCTCGGCTTCGGGAGAAGGTACATGAAACTTTCACCGGAGGAGGCAAGAAACTACATTCTCTACCAGGTTGGGGCGCTTTACGCTTTTGTCAGGGCAGAGGGGGTTGAGCTACAGCATGTCAAGCCCCACGGTGCACTCTACAACGCCCTTGTGAAGGAAGAGGAGCTGGCCAGAGCGGTGATAGAGGGGATAGCTGACTTTGATAAGAACCTGATATTCGTAACGCTCTCTGGTTCAAGGCCCGCTCAGATAGCGGAAGAGATTGGCGTTAAGGTTGCTCACGAGGTTTTTGCTGATAGAGCTTACAACCCGGACGGAACGCTCGTTCCACGCTCCAAACCTGGTGCGGTAATACACGATAAGGAGGAGATAGCGGAGCGCGTTGTTTCGATGGTCAAGGATGGCGGGGTTAGAGCGATAAACGGCGAGTGGGTCGAGCTGAGGGTAGATACAATCTGCGTCCACGGCGACAATCCACAAGCTGTGGAGATAGCTAAGCACGTTAGAGAAGTCCTCGAAAGAGAAGGCGTCAAAATAGTTCCGATGAGAGAAATCGTTCGGTGAGACCATGAAAATCAAACCCCTCGGTGATTCTGCCCTGCTCGTTTCCTTCGGCGAGAGGATTGACGAGGAAATAAACGAAAAGGTTCACGCTCTCACAAGGGCCATAGAGCAGGCTAACTTTGAGTGGCTCGTCGAGGTTGTTCCTGCATATTCTTCCCTCGCGGTAATCTATGACCCGGCTTTGGTGGACTTCGAGAGCGTTAAGAGAACCATTGAGGGAATAGAGATTACTTCAGAGCGCTTTGAGGGAAAACTTGTGGAGGTTCCCGTTGTTTACGGTGGCGAATATGGCCCGGATTTGGAGTTCGTTGCAGAATACAACGGTTTGAGCGTTGACGAGGTCGTTGAAATACATTCAAGACCGGTTTACCGCGTCTACTTCCTCGGATTTCTCCCCGGGTTTGCTTACCTCGGCGGAATGGACGAGAGAATAGCGACTCCGAGACTCGAAAAACCCCGCTTGAAAGTACCCGCCGGCTCCGTGGGAATAGCGGGAAAGCAGACCGGGATTTACCCGCTCGAAAGCCCCGGCGGCTGGCGTCTCATCGGAAGAACTCCACTCAGGCTCTTCAACCCGGCAAAAGATCCTCCGACCCTTTTCCAACCCGGTGATAGGGTGAAGTTCGTGCCAATAGATGAAAGCGAGTTTATAGAGTTGTACGAGGAGGAGTGGGGTGAAGGCGTTGATTGAGCTCCTCCGCGTTCCCTCGTTGCTGACGATTCAAGACGCTGGAAGGCCCAGCTACAGAAAGCTTGGCGTCCCGGTTTCCGGCTTTATGGACGACTATTCCGCGAGGATTGCCAACTATCTCGTCGGAAACCCCGGGAACGCTCCCCTGTTGGAGTTCCTCATTAGGGGGCCGGCTCTTCGCTTCAAGTCCTCTGCTGTTTTTGCCGTTGCCGGCGATGTTGATTTGAGGCTCAACGGCGTCTCCATTGAGCCGTGGACGAGTCACTGGGCCAAGAGGGGCGACGTCCTTGAGGTTGGTGTATTGAAAACGGGTCTCTACGGATACATAGCCTTCGCAGGTGGAATAAAGTGTGGAAAATTACTCGGAAGTTGCTCCTCCTACCCAAGGGCAGGGCTTGGAATGCCACTAAAGGAAGGAGATGAGCTCACCCTTAGATACGCAATACTGACTGGAAAGGAGGGAAAATACCTCCCCGAGGAGCTCAGACCGGATTATTCGGGAAAAGAAATAACCGTTGGCGTTATCCTCG
It includes:
- a CDS encoding 5-oxoprolinase subunit PxpA; translation: MKVDLNSDLGESFGRYKLGLDEEVMKFISSANVATGWHAGDPLVMRRTVRLAKENGVAVGAHPGYPDLLGFGRRYMKLSPEEARNYILYQVGALYAFVRAEGVELQHVKPHGALYNALVKEEELARAVIEGIADFDKNLIFVTLSGSRPAQIAEEIGVKVAHEVFADRAYNPDGTLVPRSKPGAVIHDKEEIAERVVSMVKDGGVRAINGEWVELRVDTICVHGDNPQAVEIAKHVREVLEREGVKIVPMREIVR
- the pxpB gene encoding 5-oxoprolinase subunit PxpB; this encodes MKIKPLGDSALLVSFGERIDEEINEKVHALTRAIEQANFEWLVEVVPAYSSLAVIYDPALVDFESVKRTIEGIEITSERFEGKLVEVPVVYGGEYGPDLEFVAEYNGLSVDEVVEIHSRPVYRVYFLGFLPGFAYLGGMDERIATPRLEKPRLKVPAGSVGIAGKQTGIYPLESPGGWRLIGRTPLRLFNPAKDPPTLFQPGDRVKFVPIDESEFIELYEEEWGEGVD
- a CDS encoding biotin-dependent carboxyltransferase family protein produces the protein MIELLRVPSLLTIQDAGRPSYRKLGVPVSGFMDDYSARIANYLVGNPGNAPLLEFLIRGPALRFKSSAVFAVAGDVDLRLNGVSIEPWTSHWAKRGDVLEVGVLKTGLYGYIAFAGGIKCGKLLGSCSSYPRAGLGMPLKEGDELTLRYAILTGKEGKYLPEELRPDYSGKEITVGVILGPDLEHFTERGVETFLSETYTVTPESDRMGYRLDGKPIEHSEKGAGIVTGPLVPGTVQVPANGKPIVMMKDAQTTGGYSRIGVVISAHLSRFAQLRPGFSVRFRKVDVRTAREEFLRKERTLRAIKLFLEGKMRAYRIKTGKEERTVFAG